ACAAAAATTGAGTTACAAGAACTCACAGTCGCTGAGAATGAAGAAATTGAGAGAAACGAGAACATCATCAATAATCTTAGAGCTATCGCAACTTATAATTCAGAAGCATCTAGAGGGAAAGCTCTAAAAGCTAGAGTTAAATTTCAAGAAAGATTGGAAGCGCGTAGAATTAAAGCGCCATTCGTAGATATTAAGCAACCGAATATCAGTTTCGGTATTGATAATGAAATTGAAGACACCGTTGTTTTAAATGTCAATAATTATAGTGTTGCCTTTGATGAGTTGCTTTTAGAAAATGTTAACTTTGAGATGAAATCTACGGATAAAGTAGCCCTTATCGGTTCAAACGGTACAGGGAAAACGACTTTACTCCGAGAAATCTTTAAAAATAATCATGATTCAATTGAAATAAATGCTGATGTTAAAGTGGCTTATTTATCTCAGCTTCAAGGCGAAGTGCTAAAGGATTCTAATACAATACTAGAAGAATTCATCGATGCCGGGTTTAAAACTTATGAAGAGATAAGATCGTATATTTCAAACTATGGCTTTGAAGGAGAAATCGTTAATCAAAAGATAGAATCTTTATCTGGTGGAGAAAAAAACATGCTTCAATTGGCTAAAGTTTCTGCCAGTAAAGCAAACGTAATGCTTCTTGATGAACCGACAAGCCATTTAGACACCTATACACAAATAGCACTGGAGAAAGCCATTGAAGACTATAAAGGTGCAATTCTCATGATTTCTCATGATTTCTATTCTGTGGTAAATGGTATGGATTATGTTTTAATCATTGACGATAAGACGATTAGAAAAATGAGTATGCGAAAATTTAGAAAGATGATTTATGCTAGTCATTTTGATAGAGACTATTTAGAAACTGAACAAAAGAAAAAATCAGTTGAAATGAAAATAGAATTGGCTTTAAAAGATACTGATTTTGAACTTGCAAAAGTATTGGTTGATGAGCTAGAAGAGCTGATTAAGTTGCTTTAAATCACAACCCTCTGATTGAAAAGTATCAACAAAAAAGACACTGATGAATGAAGTGCTCCCTGTCAAGTAGACAGTCTAAAAAACAAAAATAGTTAGTTTAGATACCTCAGCTCGTATTACCAGAGCTGAGGTATCTTCGTTATGCAGCTCGTCGGTATTCGTTAGAAGACAATCCATCCAAACATTCTGTGTAGCGGTAATTATTGTAGTAGTGAATATATTTGCTAACCTCTGTGAGGACATCTTCATAGGTGTCATACTTTGTAAGATAATAGCTTTCTGACTTGTAGGTAACCCAAAATCGCTCGGATTCTTCGCGTAAGCTCTTTTCAGCGTATCCATCACGAGTTTATTGTTGTTGGAAGGGCTTAATACCCATGAGACAATGGAATTATCATATACATCAATAATGGCGCTCAAATAGGCTTTGCGCCCATTCCCATACTTCAGTTCTGTCACATCTGTACACCATTTTGAAGTAGGAGAATTGGCATCAAAGTTACGGTTCATTACATTTTCAACTACACAGCTTTCACATAACTTGCCCGTTTTCTGCGAATGACCGCCCTGAGCCCAAGAGCGCACATGATTCGGTAATAGCGCTTTTTGTTGTACTTCTTTTTGAGCTTTCGATTTAATTGCGTGCGCATTTAACGATAGCCAAGTATCCCTTTTCGCTTGTCATAACGAAGCTTCACTTCTTTGGCTAAGGCACGGATTTCAAGTTCCATGCTAGAGGGTTTCCATTTTAACCACTTGTAATAGGCAGATCGAGCAACCCCAGCTAACGCACACAACTTCGTAATTGCGTGACCTTTTTCTTTGTTCAGTTCTTGAATCGCTTGATACAAGTTTACTTGTCGAACGAGGGTTAGCGTGTATTTCGTCGCTCGATCTCCGCCAACTTTTTTGCGAAGTTTCCATTATGTGTAGGCTTTAATTCTATCTCATTAGTATACTTGGAAATCCATTTCTTCAAGACACTTCTGCTTGAAATATGATGCTTGTTTATCGCCTCTTCAACGGAGGAGTGACCAGACAACACCTCGTTAACAGCAGCTATTTTCAATTCCTTTGAGTATGTATTCCATGTTTTCGATTCCTTCAACCCGTCCAAACCATCTGCCTTATATTTCCTAATCCATTCTCTAACCGTGTGCGAACTAAGACCTAGCTGTTTTGCCTCATAGTTTGGATTTGACTTGTGCTCAAGGCACAGCCGTACGACATGTAATTTTACTTTTAAAGATGCTGGACTTCTTTTAGACATTAGAAAAACTCCCATCATTGTAGCAGTAGAAGTTTTTGTTTTTTCTACTGTCTACTATGATGGGAGCATATCAGATTCCAGTAGCTTTTTACTGCATTGATTTCTTGATAGCTCTTGCCGTGGACAGTAGTTCACTTATTATTAATAATCTCTCTCAAAACATTTTTGGCCATAACAATCTGTTGAGGATTTTTCTGGGTGAGCAAATAACCATGTAAGTTTTTTTATTTCCCTTTCGATTTTCGGGCTCTCCACGTTGCTCAACGAGTTCTTCGGTATTTCCTTTTCAACATACGGATATGTCCAGTATGGACCTTTGTAACTTCCTCAATTTTGAACTGATCTTTTAATGACCAAAAGGCTTTAACGCTTGTTAATAGCTTGCCATTGTTTTGCGAGAAAGATTCTTGGAGGAACAAAATAACATGAAATTGTTTACTTGAAACTCGAAGTCCGTCACAACAAAAAACCGCCCTTCATTGGATTTTGGGAACCCAATAAACAGCGGTAATTAATAGCTTTCTCAAAAACATTTATCGGTTTAAAACACACCACTTCGGATATTTATCGGTATCCTTACGTTACCTGTAAACACCTTCCAACACCCACAATCCCTTCCCCCGCACTACTCCTTACCCTTTCAACTAACCGTATGCTCCATCCGCAGCTTATCCGCTACCATGGCAATAAATTCCGAGTTAGTAGGCTTAGATTTGGAGATATTAATGGTGTAGCCCTTATGGGGTAAGTAATTTTTCTTCTTGGCTATGTAGTTATCCAATCACTTTATTATCTTACAGTTGAACATTAGTACGCAAAATGGTTTTCCATATTTTATTATATAAAAGAAAAAAAGGTGCAATGCTTTTTCGCATCACACCTTATTAACTAATATACAATTTCTTAGTGTTATTATCCCACGTTACCTTATGCCCAATTCCCTCAGTACACTAACCGGAACGAAGTTCTCATTATCTTTCATAAATCCATTATGTACACTGTTATCCTTGGTAAGAACATCTTTTACTTTTTCCACTTGATCATCATCCTTTATAGTCTCTTTAATTGGCGTAGTTACCACTGCTTTTCTCAATCTCTCCAATTCTGCTTTGACATCTGGAATAAATCTCTTATTGGCCGCAGCAACCGTATTCCCATCTCCCCAAAAGTTAGTTCCCGGACATGACTTGCTTGGAGAGAGTTTACCTATACTCTTACCAGTTTTAAAATCAACAATTTCAACACCTTCTGATGAATACCAGTGATGATAAACAACGTGTTCAGTATCAACAGATAAATCAAACTTATTAGCTAAACAAGCATATAGATGAATTACAGATTGTTTCGGTGTTTCCAAAATGGTATCTCCACCAATATCAAAGTTACCCACGATCTCAGTGCAAATAGCCCCTGTATTAGCCCCTTTTAA
The window above is part of the Paenibacillus sp. FSL K6-0276 genome. Proteins encoded here:
- a CDS encoding helix-turn-helix domain-containing protein produces the protein MSKRSPASLKVKLHVVRLCLEHKSNPNYEAKQLGLSSHTVREWIRKYKADGLDGLKESKTWNTYSKELKIAAVNEVLSGHSSVEEAINKHHISSRSVLKKWISKYTNEIELKPTHNGNFAKKLAEIERRNTR
- a CDS encoding ATP-binding cassette domain-containing protein gives rise to the protein MIKVDNLSFSFPQKELYKNISFTLEEAQHCAFIGTSGSGKSTLIDILMDPERYLFDGMLEIDSTCRIGYVSQFSQPNKTKEITVFEYIGEEFIKIQNEITAICTEMETSSDIDSLLEKYQLALDAFDSMGGDDFESNINKKLNLANLMKLKDLRVSDLSGGEFKLIQVMKEMLSSPDLMIMDEPDVFLDFENLNALKNLINSHKGILLVVTHNRYLLNHCFNKIIHLENMEIQEFDGRYIDYNFSLLQTKIELQELTVAENEEIERNENIINNLRAIATYNSEASRGKALKARVKFQERLEARRIKAPFVDIKQPNISFGIDNEIEDTVVLNVNNYSVAFDELLLENVNFEMKSTDKVALIGSNGTGKTTLLREIFKNNHDSIEINADVKVAYLSQLQGEVLKDSNTILEEFIDAGFKTYEEIRSYISNYGFEGEIVNQKIESLSGGEKNMLQLAKVSASKANVMLLDEPTSHLDTYTQIALEKAIEDYKGAILMISHDFYSVVNGMDYVLIIDDKTIRKMSMRKFRKMIYASHFDRDYLETEQKKKSVEMKIELALKDTDFELAKVLVDELEELIKLL
- a CDS encoding DDE-type integrase/transposase/recombinase, translated to MNRNFDANSPTSKWCTDVTELKYGNGRKAYLSAIIDVYDNSIVSWVLSPSNNNKLVMDTLKRAYAKNPSDFGLPTSQKAIILQSMTPMKMSSQRLANIFTTTIITATQNVWMDCLLTNTDELHNEDTSALVIRAEVSKLTIFVF